Proteins from one Bacillota bacterium genomic window:
- a CDS encoding bifunctional nuclease family protein, whose product MVEMVVLNVGALNGEPDQHLMLLQEVKGNRLLAINIGSAEAASIALALREIEVPRPQTHDLLATLIRRLQARLIRVIIHDLRDDTFYAQLDLDTEQGVQEIDCRPSDAVALAARTGAPILVSEAVLEKAAFVAPERGQQEE is encoded by the coding sequence ATGGTCGAGATGGTCGTCCTCAACGTGGGGGCGCTCAACGGCGAGCCGGACCAGCATCTCATGCTCCTGCAGGAGGTGAAGGGGAACCGGCTGCTGGCCATCAACATCGGCAGCGCCGAAGCCGCCTCCATCGCACTGGCTCTCCGGGAGATCGAGGTGCCGCGACCGCAGACGCACGACCTCCTGGCCACACTGATCCGCCGGCTGCAAGCACGCCTGATCCGCGTCATCATCCACGACCTCCGCGACGATACCTTCTACGCCCAGCTGGACCTCGACACGGAGCAGGGGGTGCAGGAGATCGACTGCCGGCCCAGCGACGCGGTGGCGCTGGCCGCGCGGACCGGGGCGCCGATCCTGGTGAGCGAGGCGGTCCTGGAGAAAGCGGCCTTTGTGGCTCCGGAGAGAGGCCAACAAGAGGAGTGA